From Pseudonocardia autotrophica, one genomic window encodes:
- a CDS encoding methylenetetrahydrofolate reductase C-terminal domain-containing protein: METERFSWPRPFRPRIPGSGGYRSNRLLRRNAVWARLGALLERTPWGYRLFTATERVTKEQLFGCRMCGQCALPTTGYTCPMTCPKELRNGPCGGVSPTGMCEVHPSLRCVWVQAYERAEANGHTGDLDLLHHPADHREWGRSAWVNHWQGHETPPADPGPLLHRQLGVTPR, translated from the coding sequence ATGGAGACCGAACGGTTTTCCTGGCCGAGGCCCTTCCGGCCGCGGATCCCCGGCTCGGGTGGCTACCGATCGAATCGGCTGCTGCGGCGCAACGCCGTATGGGCCCGGCTGGGCGCACTCCTGGAACGCACGCCGTGGGGGTACCGGCTGTTCACCGCGACCGAGCGGGTGACGAAGGAGCAGCTGTTCGGCTGCCGGATGTGTGGCCAGTGCGCCCTGCCGACGACCGGCTACACCTGCCCGATGACCTGCCCGAAGGAGCTGCGCAACGGCCCGTGCGGCGGGGTGTCACCGACCGGGATGTGCGAGGTGCATCCGAGCCTGCGGTGCGTCTGGGTGCAGGCCTACGAGCGTGCGGAGGCCAACGGGCACACCGGCGACCTGGATCTGCTGCACCACCCGGCGGACCACCGGGAATGGGGCCGCAGCGCATGGGTGAACCACTGGCAGGGGCACGAGACGCCCCCGGCGGACCCGGGTCCGCTGCTGCACCGTCAGCTCGGTGTGACCCCGCGATGA
- a CDS encoding methylenetetrahydrofolate reductase: MSGGLRAALAAGRFALTAELGPPRGADTEDFLHRARLLSGWVDAVNITDNQGARVRMSSLGGAVIAGRAGLSPVMQLTCRDRNRMALQSDLLAAGALGVPQVLLLTGDHPRFGDHPESRPVFDVDAVQAIGIARAMRDDGVLLSGEPLSANPGWLIGAVENPFAPPAGFRARRLAKKVAAGAEFVQTQYVFDVEPLRRWMAELVDLGVPPRCAVLPGVGPIRSLRMLEFLRTGVPGISVPPAVEKRLRGVLPGRVAEEGIRLCVETLQQLPDIPGVSGAHVMAFGFERGVPEILDRAGLGPVPCEPDRPVVVSGR; encoded by the coding sequence ATGAGCGGCGGACTGCGTGCGGCGCTGGCCGCGGGGCGGTTCGCCCTGACGGCCGAGCTCGGACCGCCCCGCGGCGCGGACACCGAGGACTTCCTGCACCGGGCCCGGTTGCTGTCCGGCTGGGTGGACGCCGTCAACATCACCGACAACCAGGGCGCGCGGGTCCGGATGTCCAGCCTCGGTGGCGCGGTCATCGCCGGACGGGCCGGCCTGTCGCCCGTCATGCAGCTGACCTGCCGGGACCGGAACCGGATGGCCCTGCAGTCCGACCTGCTCGCCGCCGGTGCGCTGGGCGTGCCGCAGGTACTGCTGCTGACCGGCGACCACCCCCGGTTCGGCGACCACCCGGAGAGCAGGCCGGTGTTCGACGTCGACGCGGTGCAGGCGATCGGGATCGCCCGCGCGATGCGGGACGACGGCGTGCTGCTCTCCGGGGAGCCGCTCTCGGCGAACCCGGGCTGGCTGATCGGGGCGGTGGAGAACCCGTTCGCGCCGCCGGCCGGATTCCGGGCCCGGCGGCTGGCGAAGAAGGTCGCGGCGGGGGCCGAGTTCGTCCAGACGCAGTACGTGTTCGACGTCGAGCCGCTGCGGCGGTGGATGGCCGAGCTGGTCGATCTCGGGGTGCCGCCGCGGTGTGCGGTGCTGCCCGGGGTGGGCCCGATCCGGTCGCTGCGGATGCTGGAGTTCCTGCGTACCGGGGTCCCCGGCATCTCGGTGCCCCCCGCGGTGGAGAAGCGCCTGCGCGGGGTGCTGCCGGGCCGGGTCGCCGAGGAGGGCATCCGGCTGTGCGTGGAGACGCTGCAGCAGCTACCCGACATCCCGGGGGTGTCCGGAGCACACGTGATGGCGTTCGGCTTCGAACGCGGTGTGCCGGAGATCCTCGATCGCGCCGGGCTCGGGCCCGTGCCGTGCGAGCCCGACCGACCCGTCGTCGTATCCGGAAGGTGA